The following are encoded together in the Panicum virgatum strain AP13 chromosome 6K, P.virgatum_v5, whole genome shotgun sequence genome:
- the LOC120712585 gene encoding homeobox-leucine zipper protein HOX27-like, which translates to MELGLSLGEPDAGRAAAPELGLGLGVGAAGRGDDARRGSGAAARAGAGARWWAAPVAEPEPAVRLSLVPSSSLGLHWAPPPSSDCGGRSSEAPARGFDVNRAPSAAASAFAALEEEDDDEEDPGAGALSSSSPNDSAGSFPLDLGRRAAAHAEAAAARACGERSSSRASDEDEGASAARKKLRLSKEQSAFLEESFKEHSTLNPKQKAALAKQLNLRPRQVEVWFQNRRARTKLKQTEVDCEYLKRCCEALTEENRRLHKELAELRALKTAPPFYMHLPATTLSMCPSCERVASNPTSTAASTSAPASSAPPAPTAAATSSSSSAAAVTATATAARGEPRPSSFAALFAATRSFPLASQSRPPAPAPASNCL; encoded by the exons ATGGAGCTGGGGCTGAGCCTGGGGGAGCCGGACgccgggagggcggcggcgccggagctggggcTGGGGCTCGGGGTCGGCGCCGCAGGGAGGGGTGACGATGCCCGGAGGGGGAGCGGCGCTGCGGCGAGGGCGGGGGCGGGAGCGAGGTGgtgggcggcgccggtggcggagCCAGAGCCGGCGGTGCGGCTCAGCCTCGTGCCCAGCTCCAGCCTCGGCCTCcactgggcgccgccgccttcgtcgGACTGCG GGGGCCGCTCCTCCgaggcgccggcgcgcgggttCGACGTGAACCGGGCGCCGTCAGCGGCGGCAAGCGCGTTcgcggcgctggaggaggaggacgacgacgaggaggacccGGGCGCGGGGGCCCTGTCCTCGTCGTCGCCCAACGACAGCGCGGGCTCCTTCCCGCTCGACctgggccgccgcgccgccgcccacgccgaggccgccgcggcgcgggcctGCGGGGAGCGCTCGTCGTCCCGCGCCAGCGACGAGGACGAGggtgcctccgccgcgcgcaAGAAGCTGCGCCTCTCCAAGGAGCAGTCCGCGTTCCTGGAGGAGAGCTTCAAGGAGCACAGCACCCTCAACCCC AAGCAGAAGGCGGCGCTGGCGAAGCAGCTCAACCTCCGGCCGCGCCAGGTGGAGGTCTGGTTCCAGAACCGCCGCGCCAG GACGAAGCTGAAGCAGACGGAGGTGGACTGCGAGTACCTGAAGCGCTGCTGCGAGGCGCTGACGGAGGAGAACCGGCGGCTGCACAAGGAGCTCGCCGAGCTGCGCGCGCTCAAGACGGCGCCGCCCTTCTACATGCACCTCCCGGCCACCACCCTCTCCATGTGCCCCTCCTGCGAGCGCGTCGCCTCCAaccccacctccaccgccgcctccacctcggcgCCCGCATCGTCCGCGCCACCGGCTCcaacggccgccgccaccagcagcagcagcagcgccgccgccgtaacgGCAACGGCAACAGCCGCGCGCGGCGAGCCCCGGCCCTCGTCGTTCGCGGCGCTGTTCGCGGCGACCCGCAGCTTCCCGCTGGCCTCCCagtcgcggccgccggcgccggcgccggcgagcaacTGCTTGTAA